In Candidatus Sedimenticola sp. (ex Thyasira tokunagai), the following proteins share a genomic window:
- a CDS encoding sigma-54 dependent transcriptional regulator — protein sequence MPQPLALIVDDEPDIRELLEITLGRMNINTRSAGDLGSARDHLQKESFDLCLTDMRLPDGNGIELVELINRQYPQLPVAMITAHGNMDSAVLALKAGAFDFVSKPVDLQILRRLVESALKLDNTPPLPTTEAETETASKADSGLQGKSAAIEKIRAMTRKLARNQAPVYISGESGSGKELAAHMIHNQGPRDDHEFIAVNCGAIPQELMESEFFGHKKGSFTGAVTDKEGLFQAADGGTLFLDEVADLPLHMQVKLLRAIQEKSIRPVGAQKEIPVDVRLISATHKDLGKLVAEGAFRQDLFYRINVIELQIPPLRERREDIALLTDRILSRISEQNSCDKPRVERGALKALYSYTFPGNVRELENILERASALCDESMIGLDDLALPDNNRDTPQPEQGLPLEEHLEKIERIIITRALEETRWNKTAAAKKLGISFRALRYRLDKLGIN from the coding sequence ATGCCCCAGCCCCTTGCGCTTATTGTCGATGATGAACCAGACATCCGGGAACTACTGGAGATCACCCTCGGGCGGATGAATATCAACACCCGCTCCGCGGGGGATCTGGGCTCTGCCCGAGATCATCTGCAGAAGGAGTCATTCGACCTCTGCCTCACCGATATGCGACTGCCCGACGGCAACGGCATCGAACTGGTTGAACTGATCAACCGGCAATACCCCCAGCTCCCCGTCGCCATGATCACCGCCCACGGGAATATGGACTCCGCCGTCCTGGCATTGAAAGCGGGGGCCTTCGACTTTGTATCCAAGCCAGTTGACCTGCAGATATTGCGTAGACTGGTGGAGAGCGCACTCAAATTGGATAACACCCCCCCTCTCCCCACAACAGAGGCAGAGACAGAGACAGCAAGTAAGGCGGACAGCGGGCTGCAGGGAAAGTCAGCAGCCATTGAGAAGATCCGGGCAATGACCCGCAAACTAGCACGCAACCAAGCGCCGGTCTATATCAGCGGCGAGTCTGGCAGCGGCAAAGAGTTGGCGGCTCACATGATTCACAACCAAGGGCCCAGAGACGATCACGAGTTCATCGCCGTCAACTGCGGCGCCATACCCCAGGAACTGATGGAGAGCGAGTTCTTCGGGCACAAAAAGGGGAGTTTCACCGGCGCGGTCACTGACAAAGAGGGACTGTTTCAGGCAGCCGATGGCGGCACCCTGTTCCTCGACGAGGTAGCCGACCTACCCCTACATATGCAGGTAAAACTACTGCGAGCCATCCAGGAGAAGTCGATCCGACCAGTGGGTGCGCAGAAAGAGATCCCTGTGGATGTACGACTGATCAGCGCCACCCACAAAGATCTAGGCAAACTGGTGGCTGAGGGAGCGTTCCGTCAGGATCTCTTCTATCGTATCAACGTCATCGAGCTACAGATCCCCCCCTTGCGGGAGCGTCGCGAAGATATCGCCCTGCTGACAGACCGTATACTGAGTCGCATTTCAGAACAGAATAGCTGCGACAAACCCCGTGTCGAGCGGGGGGCGCTGAAAGCCCTCTACAGCTACACCTTCCCCGGCAACGTCCGCGAGCTGGAGAATATTCTGGAGCGCGCCAGTGCCCTTTGCGACGAAAGTATGATCGGCCTCGATGATCTTGCGCTGCCGGACAATAACCGAGATACCCCCCAGCCGGAACAGGGACTCCCCCTGGAAGAACATCTGGAGAAGATAGAGCGGATAATCATCACCCGGGCGCTGGAGGAGACCCGTTGGAACAAGACAGCGGCAGCAAAAAAACTGGGAATCAGTTTTCGTGCCCTACGCTACCGCCTTGATAAATTGGGTATAAATTAA
- a CDS encoding ATP-binding protein: MALFESSGPIDTQVILPDEERPERALFYFFVYRLALAVTLALLFFTNTGPSLLGSHSGELFALTASIYVGMVIAGGLLLYAPSFISPQNQGFLMVFIDICSITLLTHASGGVESGLGMLMAVSIAFGSLICRGLSAGLLAALASLFILTEQVYSHLSNSFINTAYTQSGLLGVLFFAIATLSHVLSLQLRRSEALASQRELDLANLEQLNEYVIQHMQTGIIVADSDNSIRLMNEAAWYLVGMPSAGTDDSLEEVSHELLLQLEQWKADHQFQIVPFRPTPAGRELKAGFSRLGTRGDEGTVIFLEDMATVTQQAQQMKLASLGRLTASIAHEIRNPLGAIGHAEQLLRESPDLPQSDQRLIDIINTNTLRVNEVIENILQFSRRSHSQPEEFTLKHWLQQFVSDLQRSHRLTDETIQLQIEPDSTLIRADPSQLRQMFVILCENAINHFDREQELLSIKINGGITRESGGPFVDIIDNGPGIDAETVRQIFEPFFTTRNSGTGLGLFIAKELSESNRLGLDYITIPTGGSCFRITFPGRGNQPIVD, encoded by the coding sequence ATGGCCCTATTTGAATCCAGCGGACCGATCGACACCCAGGTCATCCTGCCCGACGAGGAGAGACCGGAACGCGCTCTGTTCTACTTTTTTGTCTATCGACTGGCTCTTGCCGTCACCCTCGCCCTGCTCTTTTTCACCAACACCGGCCCCTCACTTCTAGGCAGCCACAGCGGAGAGCTTTTCGCCCTCACCGCCAGTATCTACGTCGGGATGGTGATTGCGGGCGGCCTGCTGCTCTACGCTCCATCCTTCATATCACCGCAGAATCAGGGATTTCTGATGGTGTTTATCGATATCTGCTCCATCACCTTGCTGACACACGCCAGCGGCGGGGTCGAATCCGGACTGGGTATGCTGATGGCTGTCTCTATCGCCTTCGGCAGCCTGATCTGTCGCGGATTGTCAGCGGGATTGCTGGCAGCCCTCGCCTCCTTATTTATTCTGACTGAACAGGTCTACTCTCACCTCAGCAACTCATTTATCAATACCGCCTATACTCAGTCCGGGCTGCTGGGAGTGCTCTTTTTTGCCATTGCAACCCTCTCCCATGTGCTGTCACTCCAGTTACGCAGGAGCGAGGCACTGGCAAGCCAGCGGGAGCTGGATCTGGCCAACCTGGAGCAGCTCAATGAGTATGTAATCCAGCACATGCAGACCGGCATCATCGTCGCTGATAGTGACAATTCCATTCGCTTGATGAATGAGGCCGCCTGGTACCTTGTGGGAATGCCAAGCGCCGGCACCGACGACTCTCTGGAAGAGGTGAGCCATGAACTACTGCTCCAGTTGGAGCAGTGGAAAGCCGACCACCAATTTCAGATAGTGCCGTTTCGCCCCACCCCAGCCGGTCGCGAGCTGAAAGCCGGCTTCTCCCGGCTGGGAACCCGTGGCGATGAGGGCACGGTCATCTTCCTTGAAGATATGGCGACGGTGACACAGCAGGCGCAGCAGATGAAGCTGGCCTCACTCGGCCGACTCACCGCCAGTATCGCCCATGAGATCCGTAATCCCCTGGGCGCCATCGGTCATGCAGAGCAGTTGCTGAGAGAGTCACCTGACCTGCCGCAATCTGATCAGCGGCTGATAGATATCATCAACACCAACACGCTGCGAGTGAATGAGGTGATCGAGAACATTCTTCAGTTCTCCCGCCGCAGCCATTCACAGCCCGAGGAATTTACCCTCAAGCACTGGCTACAACAGTTTGTGAGTGACTTGCAACGCAGTCACCGACTAACAGACGAAACCATCCAACTGCAAATCGAACCCGACAGTACACTAATTAGGGCGGACCCCAGCCAGCTGCGACAGATGTTTGTCATCCTCTGCGAAAACGCCATCAACCACTTCGACAGGGAGCAGGAGCTCCTATCGATCAAAATCAACGGCGGCATCACACGGGAGTCGGGGGGGCCTTTTGTCGATATCATCGACAATGGACCGGGGATAGATGCTGAGACAGTACGGCAGATCTTCGAGCCCTTTTTCACTACCCGTAATTCGGGCACAGGGCTGGGGCTGTTTATTGCCAAGGAGCTGAGTGAATCCAACCGGTTGGGGCTTGATTACATCACCATACCCACGGGCGGGAGCTGTTTTCGTATCACCTTTCCTGGCAGGGGTAATCAACCGATAGTGGATTAA
- a CDS encoding PP0621 family protein: MKLLFILAAALLIYYIIQLISKSAANQTPRKKSDTASVETVQCRHCGVYLPRAEAVCSNDNFYCGPKHLEADKQTRDS, encoded by the coding sequence ATGAAACTACTTTTTATCCTCGCCGCCGCTCTCCTTATCTACTACATAATTCAGCTGATCAGCAAGAGCGCCGCTAACCAAACCCCCAGAAAAAAGTCGGATACCGCCTCGGTTGAAACGGTTCAATGTAGGCACTGCGGAGTCTACCTACCCCGAGCCGAGGCCGTCTGCAGTAATGACAATTTCTACTGCGGCCCCAAACACCTGGAGGCGGATAAGCAGACCCGTGATAGCTAA